One stretch of Novosphingobium pentaromativorans US6-1 DNA includes these proteins:
- a CDS encoding F0F1 ATP synthase subunit delta, translating into MENSGGIKASLQGRYASALFELASENGTVTAVESDLEKVGHAIGESADFAALIRNPQVSREAAGKVVDAVSGVLGLSDLTKNFLGVLAANRRLSALPEIIRAFAAIAAAQRGEATADITSAHALTDDQVEQLRQKLEVREGRKVKVKTSVDPDLLGGLVVTIGSKRIDSSIRTRLNSLAQAMKG; encoded by the coding sequence GTGGAGAATTCCGGCGGCATAAAAGCCAGCTTGCAAGGGCGCTACGCTTCGGCGCTATTCGAACTTGCCAGCGAGAACGGCACCGTTACGGCGGTTGAGTCCGACCTTGAGAAAGTCGGTCACGCGATCGGCGAGAGCGCTGACTTCGCAGCACTGATTCGCAATCCGCAGGTCAGCCGTGAGGCAGCCGGCAAGGTTGTCGATGCCGTCAGCGGCGTTCTTGGCCTTTCGGACCTCACCAAGAATTTCCTGGGCGTGCTTGCGGCCAACCGCCGCCTGTCCGCCCTGCCCGAGATCATTCGCGCCTTCGCCGCGATCGCAGCCGCCCAGCGCGGCGAAGCGACCGCCGACATCACTTCCGCTCACGCGCTGACCGACGATCAGGTCGAACAGCTGCGCCAGAAGCTGGAAGTTCGCGAAGGCCGCAAGGTCAAGGTCAAGACGAGCGTCGATCCCGACCTGCTCGGCGGCCTTGTCGTCACTATCGGCTCCAAGCGCATCGACAGCTCGATCCGCACTCGTCTCAATTCGCTCGCCCAGGCCATGAAGGGCTAA
- the ada gene encoding bifunctional DNA-binding transcriptional regulator/O6-methylguanine-DNA methyltransferase Ada, producing MTLVEAGLDEERAWQAVIERDRKFDGRFVTGVLSTGIYCRPSCSARHPHRENVRFFEGPRSAEAAGLRPCLRCRPAEVSRDEEAVRVAVGRIKEAEQAPSLEELAGLTGYSPTHFQRLFKRAVGLSPAAYARALKLRRAGDAMSEGANVTQAIYEAGFGASSRFYEASEGKLGMSPSAWRDGGKGVTIRWAVVPTSLGEMLVAATAKGVCRLSFAEGRGDLAARFPNAMLVEGGEEFAALLREVVAAVEQPGDSRSIPIDVQGTAFQEAVWRELQRIPAGETRTYAQIAAAIGKPGAVRAAGSANGANNVAVLIPCHRVIRSDGSLGGYAYGEAIKRELLKREHDAQGQG from the coding sequence GTGACTCTTGTCGAAGCCGGATTGGACGAGGAGCGCGCCTGGCAGGCGGTGATCGAGCGCGACCGCAAGTTCGACGGGCGCTTCGTGACCGGGGTTCTCTCGACCGGGATCTATTGTCGTCCGTCGTGTTCGGCGCGACACCCCCACAGGGAGAACGTGCGGTTCTTCGAGGGGCCTCGCTCGGCTGAGGCGGCTGGACTTCGCCCCTGCCTGCGCTGTCGGCCCGCAGAGGTCTCGCGCGATGAAGAGGCGGTCAGAGTAGCCGTCGGCCGAATCAAGGAGGCGGAGCAGGCGCCCTCTCTGGAGGAGCTAGCAGGGCTGACCGGATATAGCCCGACCCATTTCCAGCGTCTGTTCAAGCGGGCGGTCGGCTTGTCGCCGGCAGCCTACGCCCGCGCACTGAAGCTGCGCAGGGCCGGCGATGCCATGAGCGAGGGCGCGAATGTGACGCAGGCCATCTACGAGGCGGGTTTCGGAGCGTCCTCGCGATTCTACGAAGCCAGCGAGGGAAAGCTGGGCATGAGCCCATCGGCATGGCGCGATGGGGGCAAGGGCGTGACGATCCGCTGGGCGGTAGTTCCCACAAGCCTTGGCGAGATGCTGGTTGCCGCCACGGCCAAGGGCGTGTGCCGCCTGTCCTTCGCTGAAGGGCGCGGGGATCTGGCCGCGCGGTTCCCGAACGCCATGCTGGTGGAAGGCGGCGAAGAATTTGCCGCACTGCTGCGCGAGGTCGTCGCGGCCGTCGAGCAGCCCGGCGATTCCCGCAGCATTCCCATCGACGTGCAGGGCACGGCCTTTCAGGAGGCGGTCTGGCGGGAACTGCAACGCATACCTGCGGGTGAGACGCGCACATATGCGCAGATCGCGGCGGCCATCGGCAAGCCCGGGGCAGTGCGCGCGGCGGGCTCCGCCAATGGCGCGAACAATGTGGCGGTGCTCATTCCCTGCCACCGGGTGATACGCTCCGACGGTTCACTGGGCGGATATGCCTATGGCGAGGCGATCAAGCGCGAACTGCTCAAGCGCGAGCACGATGCGCAGGGCCAGGGCTAG
- a CDS encoding primosomal protein N', whose product MNRVRLLVFNAALGVLDYRVPEGMTVEPGSVVVGPLGPRQVLGIVWEPERLTAQEVPEAKLRPLLEVLPVPPLPARLRRLIEWTADYYCAQLSSVARMALGSSAALRGGGTTTEYRLTGEEPARLTPQRAAALDALQGEQASIRELAELASVSEGVLRGMVGAGLLEPVTVDLDRPYPPARPDFDQPKLSEGQRKAADTFVDAVKARKFAPFLLDGVTGSGKTETYFEAVAEAIREGRQILVLLPEIALTENFLRRFEQRFGVSPVQWHSSLKASERRRAWRAIALGDAQVVVGARSALFLPYPKLGLIVVDEAHEVSFKQDDGVRYNARDVAVIRAKFEQIPVILASATPALESMQLAEAGVYRKIELPDRFGGATLPQINILDLRKEPPERGRWLAPRLVDEMKERLARGEQSLLFLNRRGYAPLTLCRNCGYRFQCPNCTAWLVEHRFSQRLACHHCGHETPVPEACPDCGTADCLVACGPGVERIADEVAEILPEARTALVTSDTMNNPEAIAEFVAMAEGRAIDVIIGTQLVTKGYHFPELTLVGVVDADLGLEGGDLRAAERTYQQVAQVAGRAGRGEKPGEVLIQTRHPEASVIAALAAGDRDAFYAAETEARRDAGAPPFGRWAAIIVSSEDLSEAQSAARAIGGTAPDHPDMLVLGPAPAPLSLLRGRHRFRLLINARRSAELQRYLREWLDPLEFPRGVRVHIDIDPYSFV is encoded by the coding sequence ATGAACCGTGTCCGACTCCTTGTCTTCAACGCCGCGCTGGGCGTCCTCGACTATCGCGTTCCCGAAGGGATGACCGTGGAGCCCGGCTCCGTGGTCGTAGGTCCGCTCGGTCCGCGGCAGGTACTCGGCATAGTCTGGGAACCGGAACGCCTGACCGCACAGGAAGTGCCCGAGGCGAAGCTGCGCCCGCTTCTGGAAGTGCTGCCGGTACCGCCCCTGCCCGCCCGGCTGCGCCGCCTGATCGAGTGGACGGCCGACTACTACTGTGCGCAGCTTTCATCCGTCGCCCGCATGGCGCTGGGCAGCAGCGCGGCGCTGCGCGGCGGCGGCACCACGACCGAATATCGCCTGACCGGGGAGGAGCCCGCTCGCCTGACACCCCAGCGTGCAGCAGCGCTCGATGCCTTGCAGGGTGAACAGGCATCGATCCGCGAGCTGGCAGAGCTGGCCAGCGTATCCGAGGGCGTCCTGCGCGGCATGGTGGGCGCAGGTCTGCTGGAACCGGTAACCGTGGATCTCGACAGGCCCTATCCCCCGGCCCGGCCCGATTTCGATCAGCCGAAACTCAGCGAAGGCCAGCGCAAGGCCGCCGACACTTTCGTGGACGCGGTGAAGGCCCGCAAGTTCGCCCCGTTCCTGCTCGACGGTGTGACCGGCTCGGGCAAGACCGAAACCTATTTCGAAGCCGTGGCCGAGGCGATCCGCGAAGGCCGGCAGATCCTCGTGCTCCTGCCCGAGATCGCCCTGACCGAGAACTTTCTGCGCCGCTTCGAGCAGCGCTTCGGGGTCTCGCCCGTGCAGTGGCACTCCTCGCTGAAGGCCAGCGAACGCCGCCGCGCCTGGCGCGCGATCGCTCTCGGCGATGCCCAGGTCGTGGTCGGCGCGCGCTCGGCGCTGTTCCTGCCTTACCCAAAGCTCGGGCTGATCGTCGTCGACGAGGCCCACGAGGTTTCCTTCAAGCAGGACGACGGCGTGCGCTACAATGCCCGCGACGTCGCCGTGATCCGCGCCAAGTTCGAGCAGATCCCGGTCATTCTGGCCAGCGCGACACCCGCGCTCGAATCGATGCAGCTTGCCGAGGCGGGGGTCTATCGCAAGATCGAGCTGCCCGACCGCTTCGGCGGTGCAACGCTGCCGCAGATCAACATTCTCGACTTGCGCAAGGAGCCGCCCGAGCGCGGCCGCTGGCTCGCGCCGCGCCTTGTCGATGAAATGAAGGAGCGGCTGGCGCGCGGCGAACAGTCGCTGCTGTTCCTCAATCGGCGCGGCTATGCCCCGCTCACCTTGTGCCGCAATTGCGGCTACCGCTTCCAGTGCCCGAACTGCACCGCCTGGCTGGTCGAGCACCGCTTCTCGCAGCGCCTCGCCTGCCATCACTGCGGGCACGAGACGCCGGTACCCGAGGCCTGTCCCGATTGCGGGACCGCCGACTGCCTCGTCGCGTGCGGGCCGGGCGTCGAGCGGATTGCCGACGAGGTCGCCGAGATCCTGCCCGAGGCCCGCACCGCGCTGGTCACTTCGGACACGATGAACAATCCCGAGGCCATCGCCGAATTCGTGGCCATGGCCGAGGGGCGCGCGATCGATGTGATCATCGGCACGCAGCTTGTCACCAAGGGCTATCACTTTCCCGAACTGACGCTGGTCGGGGTCGTCGATGCCGATCTGGGCCTAGAAGGCGGGGACTTGCGCGCGGCGGAGCGGACCTACCAGCAGGTCGCACAAGTCGCCGGGCGCGCCGGACGCGGCGAGAAGCCTGGCGAAGTGCTGATCCAGACCCGCCATCCGGAGGCCTCGGTGATCGCCGCGCTGGCCGCGGGAGACCGCGACGCCTTCTACGCTGCGGAAACCGAAGCGCGCCGCGATGCGGGCGCGCCGCCGTTCGGGCGCTGGGCCGCCATCATCGTTTCGTCGGAAGATCTTTCAGAAGCGCAGTCCGCCGCCCGTGCCATCGGCGGCACCGCGCCCGACCACCCGGACATGCTCGTCCTCGGCCCCGCACCTGCCCCGCTTTCGCTGCTGCGCGGACGCCACCGCTTCCGCCTTCTCATCAACGCGCGGCGCTCGGCCGAACTGCAGCGCTACTTGCGCGAATGGCTCGATCCGCTGGAATTCCCGCGCGGCGTGCGGGTCCACATCGACATCGACCCCTACAGCTTCGTGTGA
- a CDS encoding CpaF family protein gives MSAFGRRNGIGGMGQGARPAFGVAKPIKGGSAAEKAPPPAHGGAPVPGGDQFPPLPGAGPSVPPMREDAMSRLADRANAVHEQVEQNGFEASIHKIKEQVLPRLLERVDPEAAATLTKDELSEEFRPIIIEVLAELKITFNRREQFALEKVLIDELLGFGPLEELLNDPDVSDIMVNGPNQTYIEKNGKLQLAQTKFRDEQHLFQIAQRIVNQVGRRVDQTTPLADARLKDGSRVNVIVPPLSLRGTAISIRKFSEKPITIDMLKDFGSMSEKMATALKIAGACRMNVVISGGTGSGKTTMLNALSKMIDPGERVLTIEDAAELRLQQPHWLPLETRPPNLEGQGAITIGDLVKNALRMRPDRIILGEIRGAECFDLLAAMNTGHDGSMCTLHANSPRECLGRMENMILMGDIKIPKEAISRQIAESVDLIVQVKRLRDGSRRTTNITEVIGMEGDVIVTQELFKFEYLDETEDGKILGEFRASGLRPYTLEKARQFGFDQAYLEACL, from the coding sequence ATGAGCGCATTCGGGCGGCGGAACGGTATTGGTGGCATGGGCCAGGGAGCCCGTCCTGCCTTCGGCGTGGCCAAGCCCATCAAGGGCGGTTCGGCAGCGGAAAAGGCCCCTCCTCCGGCACACGGCGGTGCGCCCGTGCCGGGCGGCGACCAGTTTCCGCCACTGCCGGGCGCAGGCCCCTCGGTCCCGCCGATGCGCGAAGATGCAATGTCGCGGCTCGCCGACCGCGCCAATGCCGTCCACGAACAGGTCGAGCAGAACGGCTTCGAAGCCTCGATCCACAAGATCAAGGAACAGGTCCTTCCGCGCCTGCTCGAGCGCGTCGATCCCGAGGCGGCAGCGACGCTGACCAAGGACGAGCTGTCGGAAGAATTCCGCCCGATCATCATCGAAGTGCTCGCCGAACTGAAGATCACCTTCAACCGCCGCGAGCAGTTCGCGCTGGAAAAGGTTCTGATCGACGAGCTGCTCGGCTTTGGTCCGCTCGAAGAACTGCTGAACGACCCCGACGTCTCGGACATCATGGTCAACGGTCCGAACCAGACCTACATCGAAAAGAATGGCAAGCTGCAGCTCGCGCAGACCAAGTTCCGCGACGAGCAGCACTTGTTCCAGATCGCCCAGCGCATCGTCAACCAGGTCGGCCGCCGCGTCGACCAGACCACCCCGCTGGCCGACGCCCGCCTCAAGGACGGCAGCCGCGTCAACGTTATCGTGCCACCGCTCTCGCTGCGCGGCACCGCCATCTCGATCCGCAAGTTCTCCGAGAAGCCCATCACCATCGACATGCTCAAGGACTTCGGTTCGATGAGCGAGAAGATGGCGACCGCCCTCAAGATCGCCGGCGCCTGCCGGATGAACGTGGTCATCTCGGGCGGCACCGGCTCGGGCAAGACGACGATGCTGAACGCGCTGTCAAAGATGATCGATCCGGGCGAGCGCGTTCTGACCATCGAGGACGCAGCCGAACTTCGCCTGCAGCAGCCTCACTGGCTGCCGCTCGAAACCCGCCCGCCGAACCTGGAAGGCCAGGGCGCGATCACTATCGGCGATCTGGTCAAGAACGCCCTGCGTATGCGACCTGACCGCATCATCCTGGGCGAAATTCGCGGCGCCGAGTGCTTCGACCTGCTCGCCGCCATGAATACCGGCCACGACGGCTCGATGTGTACGCTCCACGCGAACTCTCCGCGCGAATGCCTTGGCCGTATGGAAAACATGATCCTGATGGGCGACATCAAGATCCCGAAGGAAGCCATCAGCCGCCAGATCGCCGAATCGGTGGACCTGATCGTTCAGGTGAAGCGCCTGCGCGACGGTTCGCGCCGCACCACCAACATCACCGAGGTGATCGGTATGGAAGGCGACGTCATCGTCACCCAGGAACTCTTCAAGTTCGAGTATCTGGACGAAACCGAGGACGGCAAGATCCTGGGCGAGTTCCGCGCATCCGGCCTGCGCCCCTATACGCTGGAAAAGGCGCGCCAGTTCGGCTTCGACCAGGCCTATCTGGAAGCCTGTCTCTGA
- the atpA gene encoding F0F1 ATP synthase subunit alpha yields the protein MDIRAAEISKVIKDQIASFGTEAQVSEVGSVLSVGDGIARIHGLDKVQAGEMVEFANGVQGMALNLEADNVGVVIFGSDAEIKEGDTVKRTNTIVDVPVGKGLLGRVVDALGNPIDGKGPIEATERRLVETKAPGIIPRKSVHEPVQTGLKAIDALVPVGRGQRELIIGDRQTGKTAVAIDTFINQKDANAGDDESKKLYCIYVAVGQKRSTVAQIVRQLEENGAMEYSIVIAATASEPAPLQYLAPYTGAAMGEFFRDNGMHAVIVYDDLSKQAVAYRQMSLLLRRPPGREAYPGDVFYLHSRLLERAAKMNDDNGAGSLTALPIIETQAGDVSAYIPTNVISITDGQIFLETGLFYQGIRPAINVGLSVSRVGGSAQTKAMKKVAGSIKLELAQYREMAAFAQFGSDLDASTQKLLNRGARLTELLKQKQFSPLAFEEQTVSIFAGTNGYLDALPVSKVTEYEAEMLSFMHEKHADVLELIRSTKDFGDEAKAKTKAALDAFAKQFA from the coding sequence ATGGATATCCGCGCAGCAGAAATCTCGAAGGTCATCAAGGACCAGATCGCCAGCTTCGGCACCGAAGCCCAGGTTTCCGAAGTCGGCTCGGTTCTGTCGGTCGGTGACGGCATCGCCCGCATTCACGGCCTCGACAAGGTCCAGGCCGGCGAAATGGTCGAGTTCGCCAACGGCGTGCAGGGCATGGCGCTCAACCTCGAAGCCGACAACGTCGGCGTCGTGATCTTCGGCTCGGACGCCGAGATCAAGGAAGGCGACACCGTCAAGCGCACGAACACCATCGTCGACGTTCCCGTCGGCAAGGGCCTGCTCGGCCGCGTGGTCGACGCCCTGGGCAACCCGATCGACGGCAAGGGCCCGATCGAGGCCACCGAGCGCCGCCTCGTCGAGACCAAGGCTCCGGGCATCATCCCGCGCAAGTCGGTGCACGAGCCCGTGCAGACCGGCCTCAAGGCCATCGACGCCCTCGTTCCCGTCGGCCGCGGCCAGCGCGAGCTGATCATCGGTGACCGCCAGACCGGCAAGACCGCCGTTGCCATCGACACCTTCATCAACCAGAAGGACGCCAATGCTGGCGACGACGAGAGCAAGAAGCTCTACTGCATCTACGTCGCCGTCGGCCAGAAGCGTTCGACCGTCGCGCAGATCGTGCGTCAGCTCGAAGAAAACGGCGCGATGGAATACTCCATCGTCATCGCCGCGACCGCTTCGGAGCCCGCTCCGCTGCAGTACCTCGCGCCCTACACCGGCGCTGCTATGGGTGAATTCTTCCGCGACAACGGCATGCACGCCGTCATCGTGTACGACGACCTTTCCAAGCAGGCCGTCGCCTACCGTCAGATGTCGCTGCTGCTCCGCCGCCCGCCGGGCCGCGAAGCCTACCCCGGCGACGTTTTCTACCTGCACAGCCGTCTCCTCGAACGCGCTGCAAAGATGAACGACGACAACGGCGCCGGCTCGCTGACCGCCCTGCCGATCATCGAAACCCAGGCAGGCGACGTCTCGGCCTACATTCCGACCAACGTGATCTCGATCACCGACGGCCAGATCTTCCTTGAAACCGGCCTGTTCTACCAGGGCATCCGTCCGGCCATCAACGTCGGTCTGTCGGTCAGCCGCGTCGGCGGTTCGGCCCAGACCAAGGCGATGAAGAAGGTCGCCGGCTCGATCAAGCTCGAGCTCGCTCAGTACCGCGAAATGGCTGCCTTCGCCCAGTTCGGTTCGGACCTCGACGCTTCGACCCAGAAGCTGCTCAACCGCGGTGCGCGCCTGACCGAACTGCTCAAGCAGAAGCAGTTCTCGCCGCTGGCCTTCGAAGAGCAGACCGTGTCGATTTTCGCCGGCACCAACGGCTACCTCGACGCCCTCCCGGTCTCCAAGGTCACCGAGTACGAAGCCGAAATGCTCAGCTTCATGCACGAGAAGCACGCCGACGTTCTCGAGCTGATCCGCTCGACCAAGGACTTCGGCGACGAAGCGAAGGCGAAGACCAAGGCTGCGCTCGACGCGTTCGCCAAGCAGTTCGCCTGA
- a CDS encoding F0F1 ATP synthase subunit gamma, translating to MASLKELKGRINSVKSTQKITKAKQMVAAAKLRKAQAAAESARPYASRLAEVMGSLAGKITVSDNSPKLLAGTGSDQVHLLVVANSDKGLCGAFNANIVKAARVKAQELEAQGKTVLFYLVGRKGRAVIKREYPKQIAKMFDTTDVRDPGFNEAEKVANELVAMYEDGQFDIAHLFYSKFRSALVQEPTSQQIIPVPAPKAAVAESDAVVEYEPDEEDILAALLPRYLRTQIFGALLENAASEQGASMTAMDNATRNAGDLINKLTIQYNRSRQAAITTELVEIIAGAEAL from the coding sequence GTGGCTTCGCTCAAGGAACTCAAAGGCCGCATCAACTCGGTCAAATCGACCCAGAAGATCACCAAGGCCAAGCAGATGGTCGCCGCGGCCAAGCTGCGCAAGGCGCAGGCGGCGGCCGAGTCCGCACGTCCCTACGCTTCGCGCCTCGCCGAGGTGATGGGCTCGCTCGCCGGCAAGATCACGGTCAGCGACAACAGCCCCAAGCTGCTCGCCGGTACCGGCAGCGACCAGGTCCACCTGCTCGTCGTCGCGAACTCCGACAAGGGCCTGTGCGGCGCGTTCAACGCGAACATCGTCAAGGCGGCCCGCGTCAAGGCGCAGGAACTGGAAGCGCAGGGCAAGACCGTGCTGTTCTACCTCGTCGGCCGCAAGGGTCGCGCGGTAATCAAGCGCGAGTACCCCAAGCAGATCGCCAAGATGTTCGACACCACCGACGTGCGCGATCCGGGCTTCAACGAGGCCGAAAAGGTCGCGAACGAACTCGTCGCGATGTACGAGGACGGTCAGTTCGACATTGCGCACCTGTTCTATTCGAAGTTCCGCTCGGCGCTCGTCCAGGAGCCGACCAGCCAGCAGATCATTCCTGTCCCTGCCCCCAAGGCGGCGGTGGCCGAGAGCGATGCCGTGGTCGAGTACGAGCCTGACGAGGAAGACATCCTCGCTGCCCTGCTGCCGCGCTATCTGCGCACGCAGATCTTCGGCGCGCTGCTTGAGAACGCCGCTTCCGAACAGGGTGCGTCCATGACCGCCATGGACAACGCGACCCGCAACGCTGGCGACTTGATCAACAAGCTTACCATCCAGTACAACCGCAGCCGCCAGGCCGCGATTACCACCGAACTCGTCGAAATCATCGCGGGCGCGGAAGCGCTCTAA
- a CDS encoding HNH endonuclease, with product MASDPLQCWLCARPLGRRVEWHHPVPRSRGGRETVPVHPICHRTIHATFSNVELARHGHDGEALRSSPAIARFVLWVARKHPDFHAPTARKR from the coding sequence ATGGCTTCGGATCCGCTTCAGTGCTGGCTGTGTGCTCGCCCTCTGGGACGGCGCGTGGAATGGCACCATCCCGTACCCAGGAGCCGCGGCGGTAGGGAGACCGTGCCGGTTCATCCGATCTGCCACCGCACTATCCACGCAACATTCAGCAATGTCGAACTCGCCCGCCATGGGCACGATGGTGAGGCGCTTCGATCGTCTCCCGCGATAGCGAGGTTCGTCTTGTGGGTAGCGCGCAAGCACCCGGACTTTCACGCGCCGACCGCCCGCAAGCGCTGA
- a CDS encoding DUF1203 domain-containing protein, with protein sequence MNAQELAQIGALRLVADKDRGFPCRVSLRDADKGESVLLLNYVSHPVDNPYRSAHAIFVRELAEEPEPYVDCLPPVFAGRHLSLRGFAKGGLMVDALLAAPGLVEEGIERLFANSEVACIHAHNAAYGCFAARIERHGAYQ encoded by the coding sequence ATGAACGCCCAGGAATTGGCTCAGATTGGGGCCTTGCGCCTGGTTGCCGACAAGGATCGGGGTTTCCCGTGCCGGGTCAGCCTGCGCGATGCCGACAAGGGTGAAAGCGTGCTCCTGCTCAATTATGTGAGCCATCCGGTGGATAATCCCTATCGAAGCGCTCATGCGATATTCGTTCGCGAGCTTGCAGAGGAGCCTGAACCCTATGTCGATTGCCTGCCTCCGGTCTTTGCTGGACGGCATCTTTCGCTGAGGGGATTCGCGAAGGGCGGCCTGATGGTCGATGCCCTGCTTGCCGCCCCGGGATTGGTGGAGGAGGGGATCGAGCGCCTCTTCGCCAACAGCGAGGTGGCTTGCATCCATGCGCACAATGCCGCCTATGGTTGTTTCGCAGCGCGTATCGAGCGCCATGGAGCGTATCAGTGA
- the atpD gene encoding F0F1 ATP synthase subunit beta — translation MATAPVLNQTTTGKISQVIGAVVDVTFEGELPAILSALETDNNGRKLVLEVAQHLGENTVRTIAMDGTDGLTRGQDVVSTGAQISVPVGPKTLGRIMNVVGEPIDERGPIGAEQTAPIHAKAPEFVDQSTEAAILVTGIKVIDLLAPYAKGGKIGLFGGAGVGKTVLIQELINNIAKGHGGVSVFAGVGERTREGNDLYHEFLDAGVIAKDAEGNATSDGSKVALVFGQMNEPPGARARVALSGLTMAEYFRDQEGQDVLFFVDNIFRFTQAGSEVSALLGRIPSAVGYQPTLATDMGALQERITSTTKGSITSVQAIYVPADDLTDPAPATSFAHLDATTTLNRAISELGIYPAVDPLDSTSRVLEPRVVGQEHYETARKVQETLQKYKSLQDIIAILGMDELSEEDKLTVARARKIQRFLSQPFHVAEVFTGIPGKFVQLEDTIKSFKAVVDGEYDHLPESAFYMVGGIEEAVAKAKKLAEDA, via the coding sequence ATGGCCACCGCACCCGTGCTCAACCAGACCACTACCGGCAAGATCAGCCAGGTCATCGGCGCTGTCGTCGACGTGACCTTCGAAGGCGAGCTGCCCGCTATTCTCTCCGCGCTCGAGACCGACAACAACGGTCGCAAGCTCGTGCTCGAAGTTGCCCAGCATCTCGGCGAGAACACTGTCCGCACCATCGCCATGGACGGCACCGACGGCCTCACCCGCGGCCAGGACGTCGTCAGCACCGGCGCCCAGATCTCGGTCCCCGTGGGTCCCAAGACCCTCGGCCGCATCATGAACGTCGTCGGCGAGCCGATCGACGAGCGCGGCCCGATCGGCGCCGAGCAGACCGCTCCGATCCACGCCAAGGCTCCGGAATTCGTCGACCAGTCGACCGAAGCCGCGATCCTCGTCACCGGCATCAAGGTGATCGACCTTCTCGCCCCTTACGCAAAGGGCGGCAAGATCGGCCTGTTCGGCGGCGCCGGCGTGGGCAAGACGGTTCTCATCCAGGAACTGATCAACAACATCGCCAAGGGCCACGGCGGCGTCTCGGTCTTCGCGGGCGTCGGTGAACGTACCCGTGAAGGTAACGACCTCTACCACGAGTTCCTCGACGCCGGCGTTATCGCCAAGGACGCCGAAGGCAACGCCACTTCGGACGGTTCGAAGGTGGCCCTCGTGTTCGGTCAGATGAACGAGCCCCCGGGTGCCCGCGCGCGCGTCGCTCTCTCGGGCCTGACCATGGCCGAGTACTTCCGCGACCAGGAAGGCCAGGACGTTCTGTTCTTCGTCGACAACATCTTCCGCTTCACCCAGGCGGGTTCGGAAGTGTCGGCCCTGCTCGGCCGTATTCCTTCGGCCGTGGGCTATCAGCCGACCCTGGCGACCGACATGGGCGCCCTGCAGGAACGCATCACCTCGACCACCAAGGGTTCGATCACCTCGGTCCAGGCCATCTACGTTCCCGCGGACGACCTTACCGACCCGGCACCGGCCACCTCGTTCGCGCACCTTGACGCAACGACCACGCTGAACCGCGCCATTTCGGAGCTGGGCATCTACCCGGCAGTCGACCCGCTCGACTCGACCTCGCGCGTGCTTGAGCCCCGCGTTGTCGGCCAGGAGCACTACGAGACTGCCCGCAAGGTTCAGGAAACCCTGCAGAAGTACAAGTCGCTCCAGGACATCATCGCCATTCTCGGCATGGACGAGCTCTCGGAAGAGGACAAGCTGACCGTCGCCCGCGCGCGCAAGATCCAGCGCTTCCTTTCGCAGCCGTTCCACGTGGCCGAAGTCTTCACCGGCATCCCGGGCAAGTTCGTCCAGCTGGAAGACACCATCAAGTCGTTCAAGGCCGTCGTCGACGGTGAGTACGACCACCTGCCGGAATCGGCCTTCTACATGGTCGGCGGCATCGAAGAGGCCGTTGCCAAGGCCAAGAAGCTGGCTGAGGACGCGTAA
- a CDS encoding ATP synthase F1 subunit epsilon produces MALHFELVTPAKLVRSEDVHMVVVPGTEGEFGVLAGHAPFMSTVADGALKVYRTENGAPEEIIITGGFAEVGDAGLTVLAEHVEG; encoded by the coding sequence ATGGCTCTGCACTTCGAACTCGTTACGCCGGCGAAGCTCGTCCGCTCGGAGGACGTCCACATGGTGGTCGTCCCCGGCACGGAAGGCGAGTTCGGCGTGCTGGCGGGCCATGCGCCCTTCATGTCGACGGTCGCCGACGGCGCCCTCAAGGTCTACCGGACCGAGAACGGTGCTCCGGAAGAGATCATCATTACCGGCGGCTTCGCTGAAGTCGGCGATGCGGGCCTGACGGTTCTCGCCGAACACGTCGAAGGCTGA